In the genome of Natator depressus isolate rNatDep1 chromosome 21, rNatDep2.hap1, whole genome shotgun sequence, one region contains:
- the GPR61 gene encoding G-protein coupled receptor 61 encodes MEPSLPTQWVWNSSRPGRLLHTSQSTMHPNSTLDTKTRDVASESIGLFFMLLIDLTAIVGNVAVMTVIIKTPALRKFVFVFHLCLVDLLAALTLMPLAMLSSSAFFNSTIFGEAMCRVYLFLSVCFISMCILSISAINVERYYYVVHPMRYEVKMTVGLVVCVLVGVWIKAVVMSMIPVLGWLSPDRFSASPAYSGRSCSLQWSQSSYCKFFVVFFAIFYFLLPVLIILVVYCSMFKVARVAAMHHGPLPTWMDTPRQRSESLSSRSTMVTSSGAPQITPQRTFGGGKAAIILLAVGGQFLFCWLPYFSFHLYLALSSQAFPGRQVESVVTWIGYFCFTSNPFFYGCLNRQIRGELSRHLTCFFKQPAEEDLRLPSREGSIEENFLQFLQGTGCNTESRNVASPKREPPGIDFRIPGQIAEETSEFLDQHITVSDSYIRAAPTPKPEP; translated from the coding sequence ATGGAGCCTTCACTCCCTACCCAGTGGGTATGGAATTCCTCCAGGCCGGGAAGGCTTCTCCATACATCCCAGAGCACCATGCACCCCAATTCCACCCTGGACACCAAGACCAGGGACGTGGCCTCAGAATCCATCGGGCTCTTCTTCATGCTCTTGATTGACTTGACGGCCATCGTGGGCAATGTGGCCGTGATGACCGTCATCATTAAGACACCAGCACTGAGGAAATTTGTCTTTGTTTTCCACCTCTGTCTGGTGGACCTCTTGGCAGCCCTGACCCTCATGCCTCTGGCCATGCTGTCCAGTTCCGCCTTCTTCAACAGCACCATCTTCGGCGAGGCCATGTGCCGTGTCTACCTCTTCCTGAGCGTCTGCTTCATCAGCATGTGCATCCTTTCCATCTCGGCCATCAACGTGGAGCGCTACTACTATGTGGTGCATCCCATGCGCTACGAGGTCAAGATGACCGTTGGCCTGGTGGTCTGCGTCCTGGTGGGGGTGTGGATCAAGGCAGTGGTCATGTCCATGATCCCTGTCCTGGGCTGGCTCTCTCCGGATCGTTTCAGTGCCTCCCCAGCCTACAGTGGCCGGAGCTGCTCGCTGCAGTGGAGCCAGAGCTCCTACTGCAAGTTCTTTGTGGTTTTCTTTGCCATCTTCTACTTCCTCCTGCCCGTCCTGATCATCCTAGTGGTCTACTGTAGCATGTTCAAGGTGGCCAGGGTGGCTGCCATGCACCATGGCCCACTCCCCACCTGGATGGATACGCCGCGGCAGCGATCGGAATCCCTCAGCAGCAGGTCCACCATGGTGACCAGCTCGGGTGCCCCTCAGATTACCCCTCAGAGGACGTTTGGGGGTGGGAAGGCTGCTATCATTCTCCTAGCAGTCGGAGGGCAGTTCctcttctgctggctgccctaTTTCTCCTTCCATCTCTATTTGGCGCTGAGCTCTCAGGCTTTCCCGGGCCGGCAAGTGGAGAGTGTGGTCACCTGGATTGGCTACTTTTGCTTCACGTCCAACCCTTTCTTCTACGGGTGCCTCAACCGGCAGATCCGTGGGGAGCTCAGCAGGCACCTCACCTGCTTCTTCAAGCAGCCGGCAGAGGAGGACCTCCGGCTGCCCAGCCGCGAAGGCTCCATCGAGGAGAACTTCTTGCAGTTCCTGCAGGGGACAGGCTGCAACACAGAGAGCAGGAACGTTGCCTCTCCCAAAAGGGAGCCCCCCGGCATCGATTTCCGAATACCTGGGCAGATTGCGGAGGAGACCTCGGAGTTCCTCGACCAGCACATCACGGTCTCCGACAGCTACATCCGGGCCGCGCCCACACCCAAGCCCGAGCCGTAG